One Mustela nigripes isolate SB6536 chromosome 5, MUSNIG.SB6536, whole genome shotgun sequence DNA segment encodes these proteins:
- the TRIM38 gene encoding E3 ubiquitin-protein ligase TRIM38 isoform X2, which translates to MGISKDASCLKASFWVFVCALVASGEAMSCAGRRACHHPMCQRDTMSHWAAERPVSIPYWNLSGKAMASATKKMKEEATCAICLSLMSEPVSISCGHSYCNQCIMSFLENQGPVDTLSNTFPCPHCRAPFRLASLRPNKQLGSLIEAIKEMEHEMSCEEHGEHLHLFCEDESQLICWRCERSPRHKGHHTALIEDVCQDYKEKLQNAVTNLRQLEEECTKLKLFTTKQISEWNEKIDIEKQKIQSDFKNLQSFLQEEEKSHLWRLEKEKEQTLKRLRDNEATLEQKSQELRSHILELEEKCQSSAQKLLQDVKDTLRRSWAMTLERPDAHSLELHAVCSVSELYFDVKKMLRSYQVNVTLDPDTAHRELILSEDRRQVTRGCPQENLDNSSKRFSILPCILGCEGFISGKHYFEVDVGEGTGWDLGVCLDSVHRDVGLMQKPQSGFWAIRLCKKKGYLALTCPITSLSLVEQPLVVGIFLDCDVGLVSFYNMTTGSHIFTFPKASFSDTVRPYFRVYQHSPLFLPPPDE; encoded by the exons ATGGGGATCAGCAAGGATGCATCATGCCTCAAGGCCTCATTCTGGGTCTTCGTCTGTGCGCTGGTTGCCTCGGGAGAAGCTATGTCCTGTGCTGGGCGCAGGGCCTGCCACCACCCCATGTGCCAGCGGGACACGATGAGCCACTGGGCTGCAGAGCGGCCTGTCTCT ATCCCATATTGGAACTTGTCAGGAAAAGCCATGGCCTCAGCCACCAAGAAGATGAAGGAGGAAGCCACGTGTGCCATCTGCCTGTCCCTAATGTCTGAGCCCGTGAGCATCAGCTGTGGACACAGCTACTGCAATCAGTGCATCATGAGCTTCCTTGAGAACCAAGGCCCTGTGGACACATTGTCCAATAcgttcccctgcccccactgccggGCTCCATTTCGACTGGCCAGCCTGCGGCCCAACAAGCAGCTGGGGAGTCTCATTGAAGCCATCAAGGAGATGGAGCACGAGATGTCATGTGAGGAGCACGGAGAGCACCTCCACCTGTTCTGCGAAGACGAGAGCCAGCTCATCTGCTGGCGCTGTGAGCGGTCACCGCGACACAAAGGGCACCACACAGCCCTCATCGAGGACGTATGCCAGGACTACAAG GAGAAGCTTCAGAATGCTGTGACAAATTTGAGGCAACTAGAAGAGGAGTGCACGAAACTGAAGTTGTTCACAACAAAGCAGATAAGCGAATGGAAT GAGAAGATAGATATTgagaaacaaaaaatccagtctgACTTTAAAAATCTTCAGAGCTTCCTACAAGAAGAGGAGAAGTCTCATCTGTGGaggctggagaaagagaaagagcagactCTGAAGAGACTGAGAGATAACGAGGCCACTCTGGAACAGAAGAGCCAAGAACTCAGGAGTCACATCCTGGAACTAGAGGAGAAATGTCAGAGCTCAGCCCAGAAATTGCTGCAG GATGTGAAAGACACTTTGCGCAG GAGTTGGGCTATGACATTGGAGAGACCAGACGCCCACTCTCTGGAGCTTCATGCCGTGTGCAGTGTTTCTGAGCTTTATTTTGAtgtgaagaaaatgttaagaagCTATCAAG TCAATGTGACTCTGGATCCAGATACAGCTCATCGGGAGCTCATTCTGTCTGAGGATCGGAGACAAGTGACCCGTGGATGCCCCCAGGAGAATCTGGACAATTCTTCTAAGAGATTTAGTATCTTACCCTGTATTTTGGGCTGTGAAGGCTTCATTTCAGGAAAACATTACTTTGAAGTGGATGTGGGAGAAGGAACTGGGTGGGACTTAGGAGTCTGTCTGGACAGTGTTCACAGGGACGTTGGTTTGATGCAGAAGCCTCAGTCTGGATTCTGGGCCATTAGACTGTGCAAAAAGAAAGGCTACTTAGCACTTACTTGTCCCATAACTTCCCTTTCCCTGGTGGAGCAGCCTCTGGTTGTGGGGATTTTTCTGGACTGTGATGTCGGACTTGTATCCTTTTACAACATGACCACTGGATCCCACATCTTTACCTTCCCAAAGGCCTCCTTCTCTGATACTGTCCGGCCCTATTTCCGGGTTTATCAACATTCTCCTTTGTTCCTGCCTCCCCCAGACGAgtaa
- the TRIM38 gene encoding E3 ubiquitin-protein ligase TRIM38 isoform X1, with the protein MLGASRGERRTLAPGSRLWPGGRSCLPGKGGPRRKSAVTARDRPWLSDAGSRLAAGAEARISCLALSVQRLLLAPRRPCPPRRGAGERGTGRGSPSRCQPQWVPQIPYWNLSGKAMASATKKMKEEATCAICLSLMSEPVSISCGHSYCNQCIMSFLENQGPVDTLSNTFPCPHCRAPFRLASLRPNKQLGSLIEAIKEMEHEMSCEEHGEHLHLFCEDESQLICWRCERSPRHKGHHTALIEDVCQDYKEKLQNAVTNLRQLEEECTKLKLFTTKQISEWNEKIDIEKQKIQSDFKNLQSFLQEEEKSHLWRLEKEKEQTLKRLRDNEATLEQKSQELRSHILELEEKCQSSAQKLLQDVKDTLRRSWAMTLERPDAHSLELHAVCSVSELYFDVKKMLRSYQVNVTLDPDTAHRELILSEDRRQVTRGCPQENLDNSSKRFSILPCILGCEGFISGKHYFEVDVGEGTGWDLGVCLDSVHRDVGLMQKPQSGFWAIRLCKKKGYLALTCPITSLSLVEQPLVVGIFLDCDVGLVSFYNMTTGSHIFTFPKASFSDTVRPYFRVYQHSPLFLPPPDE; encoded by the exons ATGCTCGGGGCCTCCCGAGGGGAGCGCCGCACCCTGGCGCCGGGGAGCCGGCTGTGGCCCGGGGGGAGAAGCTGCCTGCCGGGGAAGGGAGGTCCCCGGAGGAAATCCGCCGTGACTGCGAGAGACCGGCCCTGGCTCTCAGATGCCGGCAGCCGCCTCGCAGCCGGAGCCGAAGCCCGGATTTCGTGTCTGGCCCTGTCCGTGCAGAGGCTGCTCCTCGCACCTCGGCGCCCCTGCCCGCCAAGGCGCGGGGCTGGGGAGCGGGGGACAGGGCGAGGTTCCCCAAGCCGCTGCCAGCCGCAGTGGGTGCCTCAG ATCCCATATTGGAACTTGTCAGGAAAAGCCATGGCCTCAGCCACCAAGAAGATGAAGGAGGAAGCCACGTGTGCCATCTGCCTGTCCCTAATGTCTGAGCCCGTGAGCATCAGCTGTGGACACAGCTACTGCAATCAGTGCATCATGAGCTTCCTTGAGAACCAAGGCCCTGTGGACACATTGTCCAATAcgttcccctgcccccactgccggGCTCCATTTCGACTGGCCAGCCTGCGGCCCAACAAGCAGCTGGGGAGTCTCATTGAAGCCATCAAGGAGATGGAGCACGAGATGTCATGTGAGGAGCACGGAGAGCACCTCCACCTGTTCTGCGAAGACGAGAGCCAGCTCATCTGCTGGCGCTGTGAGCGGTCACCGCGACACAAAGGGCACCACACAGCCCTCATCGAGGACGTATGCCAGGACTACAAG GAGAAGCTTCAGAATGCTGTGACAAATTTGAGGCAACTAGAAGAGGAGTGCACGAAACTGAAGTTGTTCACAACAAAGCAGATAAGCGAATGGAAT GAGAAGATAGATATTgagaaacaaaaaatccagtctgACTTTAAAAATCTTCAGAGCTTCCTACAAGAAGAGGAGAAGTCTCATCTGTGGaggctggagaaagagaaagagcagactCTGAAGAGACTGAGAGATAACGAGGCCACTCTGGAACAGAAGAGCCAAGAACTCAGGAGTCACATCCTGGAACTAGAGGAGAAATGTCAGAGCTCAGCCCAGAAATTGCTGCAG GATGTGAAAGACACTTTGCGCAG GAGTTGGGCTATGACATTGGAGAGACCAGACGCCCACTCTCTGGAGCTTCATGCCGTGTGCAGTGTTTCTGAGCTTTATTTTGAtgtgaagaaaatgttaagaagCTATCAAG TCAATGTGACTCTGGATCCAGATACAGCTCATCGGGAGCTCATTCTGTCTGAGGATCGGAGACAAGTGACCCGTGGATGCCCCCAGGAGAATCTGGACAATTCTTCTAAGAGATTTAGTATCTTACCCTGTATTTTGGGCTGTGAAGGCTTCATTTCAGGAAAACATTACTTTGAAGTGGATGTGGGAGAAGGAACTGGGTGGGACTTAGGAGTCTGTCTGGACAGTGTTCACAGGGACGTTGGTTTGATGCAGAAGCCTCAGTCTGGATTCTGGGCCATTAGACTGTGCAAAAAGAAAGGCTACTTAGCACTTACTTGTCCCATAACTTCCCTTTCCCTGGTGGAGCAGCCTCTGGTTGTGGGGATTTTTCTGGACTGTGATGTCGGACTTGTATCCTTTTACAACATGACCACTGGATCCCACATCTTTACCTTCCCAAAGGCCTCCTTCTCTGATACTGTCCGGCCCTATTTCCGGGTTTATCAACATTCTCCTTTGTTCCTGCCTCCCCCAGACGAgtaa
- the TRIM38 gene encoding E3 ubiquitin-protein ligase TRIM38 isoform X3 gives MASATKKMKEEATCAICLSLMSEPVSISCGHSYCNQCIMSFLENQGPVDTLSNTFPCPHCRAPFRLASLRPNKQLGSLIEAIKEMEHEMSCEEHGEHLHLFCEDESQLICWRCERSPRHKGHHTALIEDVCQDYKEKLQNAVTNLRQLEEECTKLKLFTTKQISEWNEKIDIEKQKIQSDFKNLQSFLQEEEKSHLWRLEKEKEQTLKRLRDNEATLEQKSQELRSHILELEEKCQSSAQKLLQDVKDTLRRSWAMTLERPDAHSLELHAVCSVSELYFDVKKMLRSYQVNVTLDPDTAHRELILSEDRRQVTRGCPQENLDNSSKRFSILPCILGCEGFISGKHYFEVDVGEGTGWDLGVCLDSVHRDVGLMQKPQSGFWAIRLCKKKGYLALTCPITSLSLVEQPLVVGIFLDCDVGLVSFYNMTTGSHIFTFPKASFSDTVRPYFRVYQHSPLFLPPPDE, from the exons ATGGCCTCAGCCACCAAGAAGATGAAGGAGGAAGCCACGTGTGCCATCTGCCTGTCCCTAATGTCTGAGCCCGTGAGCATCAGCTGTGGACACAGCTACTGCAATCAGTGCATCATGAGCTTCCTTGAGAACCAAGGCCCTGTGGACACATTGTCCAATAcgttcccctgcccccactgccggGCTCCATTTCGACTGGCCAGCCTGCGGCCCAACAAGCAGCTGGGGAGTCTCATTGAAGCCATCAAGGAGATGGAGCACGAGATGTCATGTGAGGAGCACGGAGAGCACCTCCACCTGTTCTGCGAAGACGAGAGCCAGCTCATCTGCTGGCGCTGTGAGCGGTCACCGCGACACAAAGGGCACCACACAGCCCTCATCGAGGACGTATGCCAGGACTACAAG GAGAAGCTTCAGAATGCTGTGACAAATTTGAGGCAACTAGAAGAGGAGTGCACGAAACTGAAGTTGTTCACAACAAAGCAGATAAGCGAATGGAAT GAGAAGATAGATATTgagaaacaaaaaatccagtctgACTTTAAAAATCTTCAGAGCTTCCTACAAGAAGAGGAGAAGTCTCATCTGTGGaggctggagaaagagaaagagcagactCTGAAGAGACTGAGAGATAACGAGGCCACTCTGGAACAGAAGAGCCAAGAACTCAGGAGTCACATCCTGGAACTAGAGGAGAAATGTCAGAGCTCAGCCCAGAAATTGCTGCAG GATGTGAAAGACACTTTGCGCAG GAGTTGGGCTATGACATTGGAGAGACCAGACGCCCACTCTCTGGAGCTTCATGCCGTGTGCAGTGTTTCTGAGCTTTATTTTGAtgtgaagaaaatgttaagaagCTATCAAG TCAATGTGACTCTGGATCCAGATACAGCTCATCGGGAGCTCATTCTGTCTGAGGATCGGAGACAAGTGACCCGTGGATGCCCCCAGGAGAATCTGGACAATTCTTCTAAGAGATTTAGTATCTTACCCTGTATTTTGGGCTGTGAAGGCTTCATTTCAGGAAAACATTACTTTGAAGTGGATGTGGGAGAAGGAACTGGGTGGGACTTAGGAGTCTGTCTGGACAGTGTTCACAGGGACGTTGGTTTGATGCAGAAGCCTCAGTCTGGATTCTGGGCCATTAGACTGTGCAAAAAGAAAGGCTACTTAGCACTTACTTGTCCCATAACTTCCCTTTCCCTGGTGGAGCAGCCTCTGGTTGTGGGGATTTTTCTGGACTGTGATGTCGGACTTGTATCCTTTTACAACATGACCACTGGATCCCACATCTTTACCTTCCCAAAGGCCTCCTTCTCTGATACTGTCCGGCCCTATTTCCGGGTTTATCAACATTCTCCTTTGTTCCTGCCTCCCCCAGACGAgtaa